The window TAGTGGTTCTTTAATGTTAGTctttagaggtgtgtgtgtgtgtgttgtccttACACTTTCCTCTCCTCCCCCCTGACAGGATGGTGTACTACCTGGACCCGTCTGTGCTGACCGGTCTGTCCTGCTTCGTCATGGTCCTGTGTCTGGCCGATTACCTGGTGCCCACCCTCGCCCCGCGCATCTTCGGCTCCAACAAATGGTACGTCTGGATCTCATGACTCCGCCCACCATCACCTGTAATAACACACCCACGTCTATCGTCACACTTAAATTAAACCGATCAGGAGGAACCATTTGTGCtcagaacatttaaaaacacacactcaggtgTACGGTGATCCgaggtctccagtgtgtgtggtCTCGTCCCCTCACTATGGTGCACATCAcgtctgtgtgttttatttaaggtCTTCAAATATTGTTGTTTTggatttctatttatttatttgtttattttataaatttaagaGACGACTCCGTCATTATCAGCCGTGAACTCAAGCGTCTTACTGAGTGACTGTACTAGTTAAACTTCTCATAGTTCAGGTCCATGGTCAGTTCATGGGACattgtctgtttctctctctctttctctccatctcactctctgtgtctctctctctacttctctctctgactgtctgtctctctctctctctttctatatcttttacactctctcactctctgtgtctgtctggtcTCTATCActcatgtctgtctgtttctcctgTCAGTCAGTAGTGCAGTCTGATCCCAGGTGTCTGTGATCGAGGTCTGAtgttcctctgagtgtgttatgcTGTAGCTCCAGGTTCACGTGTCTCAGTCTGCCTTTTCTTTCTTGTATTATACACATGGTAGAAATAttagttacttttttattttttcctctttgtttCTTGGTTTTATCAGTTGTAAACACGGTTCTAAAGGTTTGTTTGTGTAAATCTGTGTTGTCGTTGTCTCACTCGCTTTACGCTGCAGATTATAATCCTCCATGTCACACTGCAGCTGCAGCGTTACACCATCACAGAGTTTCATCTCCTCACTCTCTTTCCTTCCTGTTTCTCAGTCTTGTGTGAAAGCTGAAGTTTGTGACGCGAGTGAGTTAGCGAGCGGTTTCTCCTCCGTCAGCGACAGAAGGAGCGCCGCACTGGTTCAGCTTCGACCTTCTCCTGGAAACATCTCGGGGTTTATTTTAGAGCCTGGCAGCGTGTCCCGCGCGTCCCGACCCATTCGATATGGACATGTCTTATGTCCAGAAATAAAGAAGTACACGCGCTTGGGTTTCACATCTTCAGCTTGCCAGAGAGAGATTTATTCCCCTAATTGTTTGAGAACACATCAGcgttggggggggggtgtgtgtgtgtgtgtgtgtgtgtgtgtgtgtgtgtgtgtgtgtgtgtgtgtgtgtgtgtgtgtgtgaaagacatAATGGAGATCACATGCACCTTTGTGTTTGAGGTATGAAGAGGTCAGGAGAGTGAGGCCACGCCTCTGTGGGGTGAAACTGAAACAAACAGGCTGAAATATTCACGTCACAGTGTGTATGAGGATTACAGCACGTTCTGATCATCTCACTTCAGTCTCATTTAATAGATTCTGCAGGTTTTAATTCTCTGATTGAAaagtttttgttctttcttccttccctccttccttccctccttcctttcttccctcCTGCCCTGTGAGAACAGAGCGATGTGGTCGAGTCTTCCTGCGAGTTCAGACACTAAACTTAGTCACGCGTGTTTATTTCTGACGGGACACGATTAACTCAGCGTCTCCACAGGATGAACACAAGGACGCGTCTCTCtatggaataagatcactgtcaaaaatatgtgtgcgttaaaaaaaaattaattttgcataattctgtcttttgtccgagttggattccaaaatctacggccgcgacagcttacagatagaagattttgtgtgtttgttacaatacaactctgaaatatGCGACTCTGACCGCTTACTGACACAAAACTCGTTTTTACAGCTTCTCTGTTTTTACGGACGAATTGCGAAATTACGGCCACAAATGCTGTGTGTTAAACCACTGTAAAAAATATGtcatcaaggccacatgcacaggcattactatcTGAGGGAAGAGGAATGGATTTGGCGCATGCTCCCCGGCGCCGTTTTAAACTGCTACAATCTAACCTACTATTGTTAAAACatctctgtaattttacttctcTTAAACATGTCCGAatctgtgaaaagaaaaaacgtACCTGAGACGATGAGAGAGCGCTCGACTGCTGATCTGGCATTTTGGTGCAAGTGGTTTAAAACAGCGCCGGGGAGCATGCGCCAAATCGATTCCTCTTTCCTCAGATAGTAATGCCTCtgcatgtggccttgatgacgtatttttgacagtggtttaacacacagcattcgtgtgcgtaatttcgcaattcgtccgtgaaacagaggagttgtaaaaacgagttttgtgtatttcagagttgtattgtaacacaaacaatcttttttgtaatttaaaacaatttaagcaaaattactctttcctttttttcctctgtttttttttattttatgttatttgtgTGTTAACGCTGATCCTGGCCGCAGATCCTTAATCATTACCTGTGGAAAGATAATTTTGTCCTCGTGCAGCGACGTGGTTAAAAATCAGGAGGTGTGTTTAGGCAGGAGAGAAAGTCGTTGACAAAATGATCTTTAGTTTCTTTTTCCgcatgttttaaaacatttaatgtttgaaattgtttttctattgtttagaaggaaattattattattttttttttaaattgattctGAATCAAAAACCAATTGACAAAATCAGTTAAGTCACACGGCTCTAAATCAACACGCTGTTTAATCACTGAGCCGGAaatattaagtgtgtgtgtgtgtgtctacacaGGACCACGGAGCAGCAGCAGCGCTTCCATCAGATCTGCGGGAACCTGGTGAAGACTCAGCGCCGCGTGTTCGGCTGGTGGAAACGCCTGTTCGCCCTGAAGGAGGAGAAGCCCAAGATGGTAAAGGGCGGCGGCGGCGCTGCATCAGTCGTACACTAACGAGAACCACGAGCAGCACAACGCACCTCAACACAAGAGTGcactataaataaacaaacaaaaacttgtGGGACTGGAGCTAAAATCAAtcaattgttttattattgagttccacatcattataaaaataacaaacccTGTGCCTGTAAAAGCGTTTAGAAATGTGTCAGTAATCTTGCCCTCACTCACTCCTTCATCCTGTTTGTTCTTTCGGTCTCTAACAGTACTTCCTGTCTGTGATCAGCACCCTGGTGATCGTGGCCTGGATCGGACAGCAGGTCCATAACCTCTTCCTGACCTACCTGATCGGTACGTATACGGCGTGACCCGCGTCACTGAGCCTCATCATGTGCGATGATCACATTAATCTAACACGTTTCTCTACGATACAGAGGATGCGttaagtgtgtttttatttcctgtctACAAAATAATGAACGTCAGTGAGTGCGGTAGAGCTGCACGATTAATCACATGAAGATTAAAATCACGATACGTACCCGtgcaattatataattataacagGCTGCAGTTTATTACAGGTGATGTAAACAATCAGGGGTTTATGAAGaggatttatatttaatacGTCGGACGTGAAACATCGTCTTGCTTATCTGTTATTTTTGATATatacatttgaataaaaaatggtAGTGCAGATTAAACCGCAATATTTGTCTAAATAATTgtaatgtgatgtttttttttttttatcatcaaatCATGCAGCTCTAATAAGATCTAAACTTACCGTACTTTCTTCTTTATAGATCAAAGTCTTCCCTTTGTGTGAAATGAGAcgtatttgtctttattatttatatggtCTTTGATTCTTGAGATTATGTTTAAtgtcagttttatttcttttctgtcCCGTAGAactgaa of the Clarias gariepinus isolate MV-2021 ecotype Netherlands chromosome 16, CGAR_prim_01v2, whole genome shotgun sequence genome contains:
- the arl6ip1 gene encoding ADP-ribosylation factor-like protein 6-interacting protein 1 — encoded protein: MAEGDNKSANLLAQETSQLEEQLQGWGEVILAGDQFLRWEKPWFPAALVGGTTILFLMVYYLDPSVLTGLSCFVMVLCLADYLVPTLAPRIFGSNKWTTEQQQRFHQICGNLVKTQRRVFGWWKRLFALKEEKPKMYFLSVISTLVIVAWIGQQVHNLFLTYLIVNFLLLLPGLNQHGIITKYAGMVKREVNKLLKQKEKKNE